One genomic region from Streptomyces sp. Li-HN-5-11 encodes:
- a CDS encoding amidohydrolase family protein, producing MAAGKTPSEPPVLLRAARLLDIDKGELVEPGELLVTGEHIAGVGRPAQLPEGTVVRDLGDVTLLPGLMDMEVNLFLGGPDHRSPLIPVQEDPAVRTLRAVTNARRTLRRGYTTVRNLGLFVQTGGVLLDVALKKAIDLGWVEGPRVVPAGHAIAPTGGHLDPTMFQAFAPGVLALTVEEGIANGVAEVRKAVRYQLKYGARVIKVCASNGVMSHTGPAGAQQYSDEELRAIVDEAHRAGVKVAAHCMGDSAIRAAVEAGIDCIEHGFLASDDTLDLMAERGTFLVATTYLTEGMNTEHADPALKAKAEHVFPLARESTARAIRRGVKVALGTDAPAIPHGRGALELRALVDRGMRPLQALRAATTVAAELIDADDRGRLEAGLLADVIAVPGDPLGDVSVVERVCFVMKGGRVHRDDTSQS from the coding sequence ATGGCGGCGGGCAAGACGCCGTCGGAGCCCCCCGTGCTGCTGCGGGCGGCCCGGCTGCTCGACATCGACAAGGGTGAACTCGTCGAGCCCGGCGAGTTGCTGGTGACCGGCGAGCACATCGCCGGGGTGGGACGGCCCGCCCAGTTGCCCGAAGGCACGGTGGTGCGCGACCTGGGAGACGTCACCCTGCTGCCGGGCCTGATGGACATGGAGGTCAACCTCTTCCTCGGCGGGCCCGACCACCGCAGCCCGCTGATCCCGGTCCAGGAGGACCCGGCCGTGCGCACCCTGCGCGCGGTCACCAACGCGCGGCGCACGCTGCGGCGCGGCTACACGACCGTGCGCAACCTCGGCCTTTTCGTGCAGACCGGGGGCGTACTGCTCGACGTCGCGCTGAAGAAGGCCATCGACCTCGGATGGGTCGAGGGGCCCCGCGTCGTGCCCGCGGGGCACGCCATCGCCCCGACCGGCGGTCATCTCGACCCGACCATGTTCCAGGCCTTCGCGCCCGGAGTGCTTGCGCTCACCGTCGAGGAGGGCATCGCCAACGGTGTCGCGGAGGTGCGCAAGGCAGTCCGGTACCAGCTGAAGTACGGTGCCCGGGTCATCAAGGTGTGCGCGTCCAACGGCGTCATGTCCCATACCGGCCCGGCCGGCGCGCAGCAGTACTCCGACGAGGAACTGCGCGCCATCGTCGACGAGGCGCACCGGGCGGGGGTGAAGGTCGCCGCGCACTGCATGGGCGACTCGGCGATCCGGGCGGCCGTGGAGGCCGGCATCGACTGCATCGAGCACGGCTTCCTGGCGAGCGACGACACGCTCGACCTGATGGCCGAGCGCGGCACCTTCCTGGTCGCCACCACCTATCTGACCGAGGGGATGAACACCGAGCACGCGGATCCCGCGCTCAAGGCCAAGGCCGAGCACGTCTTCCCGCTCGCGCGTGAATCCACCGCCCGGGCGATCCGGCGTGGCGTCAAGGTCGCCCTCGGCACCGACGCCCCCGCGATCCCGCACGGCAGGGGGGCCCTGGAACTGCGCGCCCTGGTCGACCGGGGCATGCGGCCCCTCCAGGCCCTGCGCGCCGCGACCACCGTCGCCGCCGAACTCATCGACGCGGACGACCGGGGACGGCTGGAGGCCGGGCTGCTCGCGGACGTCATCGCCGTACCCGGCGACCCGCTCGGGGACGTTTCCGTCGTCGAGCGGGTGTGCTTCGTGATGAAGGGCGGCCGGGTGCACCGCGACGACACGTCGCAGTCCTGA
- a CDS encoding AMP-binding protein: protein MSIPSAALRPLPSPLVARYEAAGWWTRETLGDLLARGLAKAEGVEFRVHSETRPWAGTFAEVERVARRLAAGLRTRGVGPGDVVAMQLPNWMEAAAVFWASAFLGAVVVPVVHFYGSKELGYILRATRPKAFFAAEGFGRLRFRPELCEEVPVVGVVGRDFDALLADEPLPGVLSVDPGAPALIAFTSGTTRDPKGVIHSHQTLGYETRQLAASYPPDRGRQFTVAPVGHFIGMVNAFLIPVLDASPVHLGDTWNPAQALALMRSDGLTVGGGATYYMTSLLDHPDCTPEHLACLRYAGLGGAAVSSVVTSRLETLGITVFRAYGSTEHPSVTCTPYDGPAGKRLHTDGVPLPGVEVKLAGDGEILTRGPDLCIGYTDPRLTRAAFDADGWYRTGDIGSLDAEGWLTITDRKADVIIRGGENISALEVEETLLGLPGVAEAAVVGAPDPRLGERAAAVLRMRSGWSAPSLAEVRLHFERAGLARQKWPEEIHAVDDFPRTPSGKVKKFVLRDRIATRSFREYDSQNR from the coding sequence ATGTCGATTCCCTCCGCCGCCTTGCGGCCGCTTCCGTCCCCACTGGTCGCGCGGTACGAGGCCGCCGGCTGGTGGACCCGTGAGACTCTCGGCGATCTGCTGGCGCGCGGCCTGGCCAAGGCGGAGGGTGTCGAGTTCCGCGTGCACTCCGAGACCAGGCCCTGGGCCGGGACCTTCGCGGAGGTGGAGCGCGTCGCGCGACGCCTGGCCGCGGGTCTGCGGACGCGAGGGGTCGGTCCCGGCGACGTGGTGGCCATGCAACTGCCCAACTGGATGGAGGCGGCTGCCGTCTTCTGGGCGTCGGCCTTCCTCGGCGCCGTCGTCGTACCGGTCGTGCACTTCTACGGGTCCAAGGAGCTCGGCTACATCCTCCGGGCCACCCGCCCCAAGGCGTTCTTCGCCGCCGAGGGCTTCGGACGGCTCCGGTTCCGCCCGGAGCTGTGCGAGGAGGTGCCGGTCGTCGGAGTCGTGGGCCGTGACTTCGATGCGCTGCTTGCCGACGAGCCGCTGCCCGGCGTGCTTTCCGTCGATCCGGGCGCCCCCGCGCTGATCGCCTTCACCTCCGGCACCACCCGCGACCCCAAAGGCGTGATCCACAGCCACCAGACCCTCGGCTACGAGACCCGGCAGCTGGCCGCGAGCTATCCGCCGGACCGCGGGCGGCAGTTCACGGTCGCGCCGGTCGGTCACTTCATCGGCATGGTGAACGCCTTCCTCATCCCCGTCCTCGACGCCTCCCCGGTCCATCTCGGGGACACCTGGAACCCGGCCCAGGCCCTCGCGCTGATGCGCAGCGACGGACTGACCGTCGGCGGCGGGGCCACGTACTACATGACCAGCCTTCTCGACCACCCCGACTGCACGCCCGAGCACCTCGCGTGCCTGAGGTACGCGGGCCTGGGCGGCGCGGCCGTGTCCTCGGTCGTGACGTCCCGTCTGGAAACCCTCGGCATCACGGTGTTCCGCGCCTACGGCTCCACCGAGCATCCGTCCGTCACCTGCACTCCGTATGACGGACCGGCCGGCAAGCGCCTGCACACCGACGGAGTGCCCCTGCCCGGCGTCGAGGTGAAGCTCGCCGGGGACGGCGAGATCCTCACCCGCGGCCCAGACCTCTGCATCGGTTACACCGACCCGCGGCTCACCCGCGCCGCCTTCGACGCCGACGGCTGGTACCGCACCGGCGACATCGGCTCCCTCGACGCGGAGGGCTGGCTGACCATCACCGACCGCAAGGCGGACGTCATCATCCGGGGCGGCGAGAACATCAGCGCCCTGGAGGTGGAGGAGACCCTGCTCGGCCTGCCCGGAGTGGCGGAGGCGGCCGTGGTCGGGGCGCCGGATCCGCGCCTGGGCGAGCGGGCCGCGGCCGTGCTGCGCATGCGCTCCGGCTGGTCCGCGCCGAGCCTGGCCGAGGTGCGACTGCACTTCGAACGGGCTGGTCTGGCCCGGCAGAAGTGGCCGGAGGAGATACACGCCGTCGACGACTTCCCGCGCACCCCGAGCGGCAAGGTGAAGAAGTTCGTCCTCCGCGACCGCATTGCCACTCGCTCTTTCAGAGAATACGATTCTCAAAATAGGTGA
- a CDS encoding TIGR03564 family F420-dependent LLM class oxidoreductase, which yields MRVGVMSGPERGDAAHKAARMAEDARWAEDAGFDTVWVPQVPTDFDALTAVCLMGQATSRIELGTAVVPVHAQHPVALARQAMSAQAAAGGRLTLGVGASHHWIVRDMLGLPYEKPAAYTRAYLEVLNAALSGGSSVDVENGTFQVHNPLTLAPVAPLPVLVAALGPVMLRLAGELTDGTVLWMADERAVAEHVVPTITKAAEAAGRAAPRIVAGIPVCLCAPHEVDAARSGPTASSERPRCRPTTSACWSTATRATSATCARRATRRPSRPASSGSPTPV from the coding sequence ATGCGAGTCGGCGTGATGAGCGGCCCCGAGCGGGGTGACGCCGCGCACAAGGCGGCACGGATGGCCGAGGACGCGCGGTGGGCGGAGGACGCCGGGTTCGACACGGTGTGGGTGCCGCAGGTGCCCACCGACTTCGACGCCCTGACCGCCGTCTGTCTGATGGGCCAGGCCACCTCGCGCATCGAGCTGGGCACGGCGGTCGTCCCCGTGCACGCCCAGCACCCCGTCGCCCTCGCCCGCCAGGCGATGTCGGCGCAGGCCGCGGCCGGCGGACGGCTCACGCTCGGCGTCGGAGCCTCCCACCACTGGATCGTCCGCGACATGCTGGGCCTTCCCTACGAGAAGCCCGCCGCCTACACCCGAGCCTACCTGGAAGTCCTCAACGCGGCGCTGAGCGGCGGGAGTTCGGTGGACGTCGAGAACGGCACCTTCCAGGTGCACAACCCGCTCACCCTCGCGCCCGTCGCCCCGCTACCCGTGCTCGTTGCCGCGCTCGGGCCGGTGATGCTGCGGCTCGCGGGGGAGCTGACCGACGGGACCGTGCTGTGGATGGCGGACGAGCGCGCGGTCGCCGAGCACGTCGTACCGACCATCACCAAGGCGGCCGAGGCGGCGGGTCGTGCGGCCCCCCGGATCGTCGCGGGCATCCCGGTCTGCCTGTGTGCGCCGCACGAGGTGGACGCGGCCCGGAGCGGGCCAACCGCATCCTCGGAGAGGCCGAGGTGTCGCCCAACTACCAGCGCCTGCTGGAGTACGGCGACGCGCGCGACGTCGGCGACCTGTGCGCGGCGGGCGACGAGGCGGCCATCGCGGCCCGCTTCCAGCGGTTCGCCGACGCCGGTGTGA
- a CDS encoding enoyl-CoA hydratase/isomerase family protein has protein sequence MVELELEDGLAVLTIDRPHARNAIDLDTMGELEKALDAAGDARALVVTGAGEKAFVSGGDLKELARLRTEPEASAMALRMRALCDRISAFPGPVLAALNGHALGGGAEVAVAADIRVAADDVRIGFNQTKLAIVPAWGGAERLARLVGPGRALLLAGTGRVLDAAEAERAGLLDLVLPRTRFAEGWREVARSLATRQAREIKHLTTRTRSPQEAAAAFARLWVSEEHWQAAERVMSRGK, from the coding sequence ATGGTTGAGCTGGAGTTGGAGGACGGCCTGGCCGTCCTCACGATCGACCGGCCGCACGCACGCAACGCCATCGACCTCGACACCATGGGCGAGCTGGAGAAAGCGCTGGACGCGGCCGGGGACGCACGGGCACTCGTGGTGACCGGCGCGGGCGAGAAGGCGTTCGTCTCCGGCGGCGACCTGAAGGAGCTGGCGCGGCTGCGCACCGAACCCGAGGCGTCCGCCATGGCCCTGCGGATGCGGGCGCTGTGCGACCGGATCTCCGCCTTCCCCGGCCCGGTGCTGGCCGCGCTCAACGGGCACGCGCTGGGCGGTGGGGCGGAGGTCGCGGTCGCCGCCGACATCCGCGTGGCCGCCGACGACGTCCGGATCGGCTTCAACCAGACGAAGCTGGCCATCGTGCCCGCCTGGGGCGGAGCCGAGCGGCTGGCACGGCTCGTGGGCCCCGGGCGGGCGCTGCTGCTGGCGGGCACCGGCAGGGTGCTGGACGCGGCCGAGGCGGAGCGGGCCGGCCTGCTGGACCTGGTCCTGCCGCGCACGCGGTTCGCGGAGGGCTGGCGGGAAGTGGCGCGCTCTCTCGCCACCCGCCAGGCCCGGGAGATCAAGCATCTGACCACCCGGACCCGCTCGCCGCAGGAGGCCGCCGCGGCCTTCGCCCGGCTGTGGGTGTCGGAGGAACACTGGCAAGCGGCGGAGAGGGTGATGTCCCGTGGCAAGTGA
- a CDS encoding ferredoxin--NADP reductase, which produces MARYHGFHPVQITRIVDEAPDVRTFALDARFPYRAGQFLTFKACGTLRSYSMSSSPDTDGEMCVTVKRVPGGLVSGWMHQELKPGDTLEVTRPAGAFCLRDESSRRPLVAYAGGSGITPVFSLVKSALATTSRPVRLLSAHQSRGTAIFSSALDALAARHPGRLDVRHHLDDRDGLVTGDEIRALVDGHLRDADFYLCGPVPFMRLVEETLAAEGAAAERIIVERFTPAEAEPAPTPAPPPTPGVVTVDLRGERRTVPQRPGETLLQSARRAGLMPPFSCEAGDCATCMARLTSGEAKMRVNNALDPDEVAEGWVLTCQAEPTTPDVSVLYED; this is translated from the coding sequence ATGGCACGCTACCACGGCTTCCATCCGGTGCAGATCACCCGGATCGTCGATGAGGCGCCGGATGTGCGCACCTTCGCCCTCGACGCCCGTTTCCCCTACCGTGCCGGGCAGTTCCTCACCTTCAAGGCGTGCGGAACACTGCGCAGCTACTCCATGTCCAGTTCGCCCGACACCGACGGAGAGATGTGCGTGACCGTCAAGCGCGTGCCGGGCGGGCTGGTTTCGGGCTGGATGCACCAGGAGCTGAAGCCGGGCGACACCCTGGAGGTCACCCGGCCCGCCGGGGCGTTCTGCCTGCGCGACGAGTCCTCTCGGCGTCCGCTGGTCGCCTACGCGGGCGGTAGCGGGATCACGCCCGTGTTCTCCCTCGTCAAGAGCGCGCTGGCGACGACGTCCCGGCCTGTCCGGCTGCTGTCGGCGCATCAGAGCCGGGGAACGGCGATCTTCTCCTCGGCGCTGGACGCTCTCGCCGCCCGGCATCCCGGGCGGCTCGACGTACGGCACCACCTCGACGACCGGGACGGGCTGGTCACCGGGGACGAGATACGCGCCCTGGTGGACGGGCACCTGCGGGACGCGGACTTCTACCTTTGCGGGCCCGTGCCGTTCATGAGGCTGGTGGAGGAGACGCTGGCCGCGGAAGGCGCCGCCGCCGAGCGGATCATCGTCGAGCGGTTCACGCCGGCCGAGGCGGAGCCCGCACCGACCCCCGCTCCCCCGCCCACGCCCGGCGTCGTCACGGTCGACCTGCGCGGCGAGCGCCGCACCGTACCGCAGCGCCCGGGTGAGACGCTGCTGCAGAGCGCCCGCCGGGCGGGCCTCATGCCGCCGTTCTCCTGCGAGGCCGGCGACTGCGCCACCTGCATGGCACGGCTGACGTCCGGCGAGGCCAAGATGCGGGTGAACAACGCCCTGGACCCCGACGAGGTAGCCGAGGGCTGGGTGCTCACCTGCCAGGCCGAGCCGACCACCCCCGATGTGAGCGTGCTGTACGAGGACTGA
- a CDS encoding FadD3 family acyl-CoA ligase, giving the protein MTTAVRWRSIPELVRDAAERFGDAEAVVDGELRLTFAELAHRVRCTAGAFASAGVGPGDRVALWAPNSAEWIVAAFGLLTAGGVLVPVNTRFRDEEAHDIVVRSAARILLVQNGFLGRRFTGPPGVPVIDLKRDGFLASGRPLEHKAGEDDLADVIFTSGTTGRPKGVMTTHGQTLRLYAEWCELAQLRQGDRYLIVNPFFHIFGYKAGLVASLMKGATVLPVDVFDVDRVLELVERERVTVLPGPPTLYHSLLAAGGGRDLSSLRVAVTGSADIPVELVRRITTELPFRHLMTGYGLTEAGTVTASRPGDPYEAIATTVGRPCEGFEVRIADDQEVLVRGYSVMRGYLDDPEATAEAVDEDGWLHTGDLGELDGQGRLRIVGRKKDMFIVGGFNAYPAEIEGFLLKHPAVAQVAVIGVPDDRMGQVGKAFVVPRGEVTQAGLIAWAKERMAGFKVPRYVEFRTQLPLNATGKVMKDQLS; this is encoded by the coding sequence ATGACCACGGCCGTGCGGTGGCGCAGCATCCCCGAGCTGGTGCGCGACGCGGCCGAGCGGTTCGGCGACGCCGAGGCCGTGGTCGACGGCGAACTGCGTCTGACCTTCGCCGAACTGGCCCACCGCGTACGGTGCACCGCCGGGGCGTTCGCCTCGGCGGGGGTGGGGCCGGGGGACCGGGTCGCGTTGTGGGCACCCAACTCGGCCGAGTGGATCGTCGCGGCCTTCGGTCTGCTCACGGCCGGCGGGGTGCTGGTCCCGGTGAACACCCGCTTCCGCGACGAGGAGGCGCACGACATCGTCGTACGCAGCGCAGCCAGGATCCTGCTCGTGCAGAACGGCTTCCTGGGCCGGCGGTTCACCGGCCCGCCGGGCGTTCCCGTCATCGACCTGAAGCGGGACGGATTCCTGGCCTCCGGACGGCCGCTGGAGCACAAGGCCGGCGAGGACGACCTCGCCGACGTCATCTTCACCTCCGGTACGACGGGCCGTCCCAAGGGCGTGATGACGACCCACGGGCAGACGCTGCGGCTGTACGCGGAGTGGTGCGAACTCGCCCAGCTCCGGCAGGGCGACCGGTACCTGATCGTCAACCCGTTCTTCCACATCTTCGGCTACAAGGCCGGCCTGGTCGCCTCCCTGATGAAAGGTGCGACCGTCCTGCCGGTTGACGTCTTCGACGTGGACCGCGTCCTGGAACTGGTCGAGCGGGAACGGGTGACCGTCCTGCCGGGCCCGCCGACCCTGTACCACTCCCTGCTGGCGGCGGGTGGCGGGCGGGACCTGTCCTCGCTGCGGGTGGCGGTGACCGGTTCGGCCGACATCCCCGTCGAACTGGTACGCAGGATCACCACGGAGCTGCCGTTCCGCCACCTGATGACGGGCTACGGCCTCACCGAGGCCGGCACCGTCACCGCCTCCCGCCCAGGGGATCCCTACGAGGCCATCGCCACCACCGTCGGCAGGCCCTGCGAAGGGTTCGAGGTGCGGATCGCCGACGACCAGGAGGTCCTCGTGCGCGGCTACTCCGTGATGCGCGGCTACCTCGACGATCCCGAGGCCACCGCCGAGGCCGTCGACGAGGACGGGTGGCTGCACACCGGGGACCTCGGCGAACTGGACGGGCAAGGGCGGCTGAGAATCGTCGGCCGCAAGAAGGACATGTTCATCGTCGGCGGCTTCAACGCCTACCCCGCCGAGATCGAGGGCTTCCTGCTGAAGCACCCGGCCGTCGCCCAGGTCGCCGTCATCGGCGTACCGGACGACCGGATGGGGCAGGTCGGCAAGGCGTTCGTGGTGCCGCGCGGCGAGGTGACGCAGGCCGGGCTCATCGCGTGGGCCAAGGAGCGGATGGCCGGCTTCAAGGTTCCCCGGTACGTGGAGTTCCGCACACAACTGCCGCTGAACGCCACCGGCAAGGTGATGAAGGACCAGCTGTCATGA
- a CDS encoding cobalamin B12-binding domain-containing protein, with protein MGAPVRVLVAKPGLDGHDRGAKLVARGLRDAGFEVVFTGIRRRVDDIAATAVQEDVALVGLSILSGAHLALTRRTVAALRAAGAEDIPVVVGGTIPAGDVDRLRAAGAAAVYPTGTPLDDIVADIRALTAPEE; from the coding sequence ATGGGCGCGCCCGTACGTGTCCTGGTGGCCAAGCCCGGGCTCGACGGACACGACCGCGGCGCGAAACTGGTCGCGCGAGGGCTGCGGGACGCCGGATTCGAGGTGGTGTTCACCGGAATCCGCCGTCGCGTCGACGACATCGCCGCCACCGCCGTCCAGGAGGACGTCGCCCTGGTCGGGCTGTCCATCCTCTCCGGCGCCCACCTCGCCCTCACCCGCCGGACGGTGGCGGCCCTGCGCGCGGCCGGCGCCGAGGACATCCCCGTCGTGGTCGGCGGCACCATCCCCGCCGGGGACGTGGACCGGCTGCGCGCGGCCGGGGCGGCCGCCGTGTACCCGACCGGCACCCCGCTGGACGACATCGTCGCGGACATCCGCGCCCTGACTGCCCCGGAGGAATGA
- a CDS encoding alpha/beta hydrolase fold domain-containing protein, with protein MASDVRVGEGPFGPEVRPEGGAPEQTVLYLHGDPRLAGTPQDALPIARALSRHTGHTVVCARYRPRFPQALEDVYAAWEHCHGRGPVAVAGKRLGGALAAGLLLRLRDAGAALPSCAVLTSPVLDFTLDAPSLLLNAAADRTVDAEVLPVRAAAYAGATLRTHPLLSPLHGNLHGLPPLQLHAAGTDVLLDDTLSFATRAAHSGVAVDVRIHEDSSVQGMRQVEAMAEFLRVWCHGELTTARHS; from the coding sequence GTGGCAAGTGACGTCCGTGTCGGGGAGGGGCCGTTCGGACCGGAGGTCCGCCCCGAGGGGGGCGCTCCCGAGCAGACCGTGCTGTATCTGCACGGCGATCCGCGCCTGGCGGGCACACCGCAGGACGCGCTGCCGATCGCGCGGGCATTGTCGAGACACACCGGCCACACGGTCGTGTGCGCCCGTTACCGCCCGCGTTTCCCCCAGGCCCTGGAGGACGTGTACGCCGCCTGGGAGCACTGCCACGGCCGTGGTCCCGTGGCGGTGGCCGGGAAGCGTCTCGGCGGGGCCCTGGCCGCCGGCCTGTTGCTGCGCCTGCGCGACGCGGGCGCGGCGCTTCCGTCCTGCGCGGTGCTGACGTCGCCGGTCCTGGACTTCACGCTGGACGCGCCGAGCCTGCTGCTCAACGCGGCCGCCGACCGGACGGTGGACGCCGAGGTGCTTCCCGTCCGTGCGGCCGCCTACGCGGGCGCCACCCTGCGCACCCACCCCCTGCTGAGCCCGCTGCACGGCAATCTGCACGGCCTGCCCCCGCTCCAGCTCCATGCGGCGGGCACGGACGTACTGCTGGACGACACCCTGTCCTTCGCCACGCGGGCTGCGCACTCGGGGGTCGCCGTGGACGTGCGGATCCACGAGGACTCGTCGGTGCAGGGGATGAGGCAGGTGGAGGCGATGGCCGAGTTCCTGCGCGTGTGGTGTCACGGTGAGCTGACGACCGCCCGTCACTCCTGA
- a CDS encoding amidohydrolase family protein, which yields MPSRALAYPLFDADNHLYETQEALTKYLPKEYDGAIEYVNVRGRTKIAIRGQISEYIPNPTFDVVARPGAMEEYFKVGNPTGKTRREIFGEPMRSVPAFREPAPRLALMDELGIQRSLMFPTLASLIEERMKDDPELIHVVIHALNQWLHETWGFAYKNRIFTVPVITLPIVDKAIAELNWVVERGARAILVRPAPVPGFGGTRSFALPEFDPFWKRVVETGVLVAFHSSDSGYANYANDWEGNRREFLPFKPNAFRQVNEWRPIEDAVSSLICHGALSRFPELKVAVIENGASWVEPVLSRLADVYKKMPHEFQEDPVQVFRRNIHISPFWEEDMAALGDLIGIERVLFGSDYPHPEGLADPVTYVDHLVKLSEEDKAKVMGGNLARLIDA from the coding sequence ATGCCCTCTCGCGCGCTCGCGTATCCGCTCTTCGACGCGGACAACCACCTCTACGAGACCCAGGAAGCACTCACCAAGTACCTCCCGAAGGAGTACGACGGGGCCATCGAGTACGTGAACGTCCGCGGTCGCACCAAGATCGCGATACGCGGACAGATCAGCGAGTACATCCCCAACCCCACCTTCGACGTGGTGGCGCGTCCCGGCGCGATGGAGGAGTACTTCAAGGTCGGAAACCCCACGGGCAAGACCCGCCGGGAGATCTTCGGCGAGCCGATGCGGTCCGTCCCCGCCTTCCGCGAGCCCGCACCGCGCCTGGCGCTGATGGACGAACTCGGCATCCAGCGCAGCCTGATGTTCCCGACCCTGGCCAGCCTCATCGAGGAGCGCATGAAGGACGACCCGGAGCTCATCCACGTGGTCATCCACGCCCTCAACCAGTGGCTGCACGAGACCTGGGGCTTCGCCTACAAGAACCGCATCTTCACCGTCCCCGTCATCACCCTCCCCATCGTCGACAAGGCGATCGCGGAGCTGAACTGGGTGGTGGAGCGGGGTGCCCGGGCCATCCTCGTCCGGCCGGCCCCCGTGCCGGGCTTCGGCGGCACTCGGTCCTTCGCGCTGCCGGAGTTCGACCCCTTCTGGAAGCGGGTCGTGGAGACCGGCGTCCTGGTCGCCTTCCACTCCTCGGACTCGGGATACGCCAACTACGCCAATGACTGGGAGGGCAACCGACGCGAGTTCCTGCCCTTCAAGCCCAACGCCTTCCGGCAGGTCAACGAGTGGCGGCCGATCGAGGACGCGGTGTCCTCGCTGATCTGCCACGGCGCGCTCTCCCGCTTCCCCGAGCTGAAGGTCGCGGTGATCGAGAACGGTGCCTCGTGGGTCGAGCCGGTGCTGAGCAGGCTGGCCGACGTGTACAAGAAGATGCCGCACGAGTTCCAGGAGGACCCGGTACAGGTCTTCAGGCGCAACATCCACATCAGCCCGTTCTGGGAGGAGGACATGGCCGCACTGGGCGACCTCATCGGCATCGAGCGCGTCCTCTTCGGCTCCGACTACCCCCACCCGGAGGGCCTGGCCGACCCCGTCACGTACGTCGACCACCTCGTGAAGCTGAGCGAGGAGGACAAGGCCAAGGTCATGGGCGGCAACCTGGCCCGGCTGATCGACGCATGA
- a CDS encoding methylmalonyl-CoA mutase family protein: MTNDPRTASGIRLKPVYGPADRRADPPDPGTFPFTRGNYPTGYRGRTWTLRQYSGFGTPEESNRRYRYLLGQGGTGLSVALDLPTQCGYDSDDPEYADEVGRVGVALDTLADAEILFDSIPLDRISTSFTINGTAAILLAFYVAAAEKRGVPRAKLTGTIQNDILKEYASRGTWIWPPEPSLRLIADTVEFCAAQVPRFNAISVAGAHFRDAGANAVQEMAFTLADGVTYCETVLERGRMTIDEFAPQISFFFYTHGDFFEEIAKYRAGRRRWATIVRERFGARTDKACMFRFGCVAGGASLYAPQARNNTVRVAYEALASVLGGVQSMFTAAWDEPFALPSEESATLALRTQQILAHETGVARVADPLGGSYFVEALTDATEEGIQRIMADLEAHGGMVRCIEDGYLQGLIADEAWRLHQETASGERPVVGVNRFTTEEPPPDLATYELDADGRERQLKRLARVKAERSTADVGARLADLKRAAEGDTNLMEPLIACANAYCTVGETAGALREVWGEFRQPVVF, translated from the coding sequence ATGACCAACGACCCCCGCACCGCCTCCGGCATCCGCCTCAAGCCGGTCTACGGCCCCGCCGACCGCCGCGCCGATCCGCCCGACCCCGGCACCTTCCCGTTCACCCGCGGCAACTACCCCACCGGGTACCGCGGCCGGACCTGGACGCTGCGCCAGTACTCCGGCTTCGGCACCCCGGAGGAGTCCAACCGACGCTACCGCTACCTCCTCGGCCAGGGCGGCACGGGCCTGTCCGTGGCGCTCGACCTGCCCACGCAGTGCGGGTACGACTCCGACGACCCGGAGTACGCCGACGAAGTGGGCCGGGTCGGGGTCGCGCTCGACACCCTCGCCGACGCCGAGATCCTCTTCGACTCGATCCCGCTGGACCGGATCAGCACCAGCTTCACCATCAACGGCACGGCCGCGATCCTGCTGGCCTTCTACGTCGCCGCCGCCGAGAAGCGAGGCGTCCCGCGGGCGAAACTCACCGGCACCATCCAGAACGACATCCTCAAGGAGTACGCCTCGCGCGGCACCTGGATCTGGCCGCCCGAGCCGTCGCTGCGGCTCATCGCGGACACCGTCGAGTTCTGCGCCGCCCAGGTGCCCCGCTTCAACGCGATCTCGGTCGCCGGGGCGCACTTCCGGGACGCGGGGGCCAACGCCGTGCAGGAGATGGCGTTCACGCTCGCGGACGGGGTGACGTACTGCGAGACGGTGCTCGAACGCGGTCGCATGACCATCGACGAGTTCGCCCCGCAGATCTCCTTCTTCTTCTACACACACGGCGATTTCTTCGAGGAGATAGCCAAGTACCGAGCCGGGCGCCGTCGTTGGGCCACGATCGTGCGGGAGCGGTTCGGCGCGCGGACCGACAAGGCGTGCATGTTCCGCTTCGGTTGCGTGGCCGGCGGAGCGTCGCTGTACGCGCCGCAGGCGCGCAACAACACCGTGCGGGTGGCGTACGAGGCGCTCGCCTCGGTCCTCGGGGGAGTGCAGTCGATGTTCACCGCCGCCTGGGACGAGCCGTTCGCCCTGCCGAGCGAGGAGTCGGCGACGCTCGCCCTGCGCACACAGCAGATCCTCGCCCACGAGACGGGCGTGGCGCGGGTCGCCGACCCGCTGGGCGGCTCGTACTTCGTGGAGGCGCTCACCGACGCCACCGAGGAGGGGATCCAGCGGATCATGGCCGACCTGGAGGCGCACGGCGGCATGGTCCGCTGCATCGAGGACGGCTACCTCCAGGGCCTCATCGCCGACGAGGCGTGGCGGCTGCACCAGGAGACCGCCTCCGGGGAGCGCCCGGTCGTCGGTGTCAACCGCTTCACCACCGAGGAGCCCCCGCCCGACCTCGCCACCTACGAGCTCGACGCGGACGGACGCGAACGACAGCTCAAGCGGCTCGCGCGGGTGAAGGCCGAGCGCAGCACCGCCGACGTCGGGGCCCGCCTCGCCGACCTCAAACGCGCCGCCGAAGGAGACACCAATCTGATGGAACCCTTGATCGCCTGCGCCAACGCCTACTGCACGGTGGGCGAGACGGCCGGCGCCCTGCGCGAGGTGTGGGGCGAGTTCCGGCAGCCGGTGGTGTTCTGA